Proteins from one Streptomyces sp. NBC_00390 genomic window:
- a CDS encoding DNA polymerase IV: MRTAPTILHLDMDAFFAAAEQAAKPSLRGKPVVVGGLGPRGVVATASYEARRFGVHSAMPMAQARRLAPNAAYLVPRFSLYRAVSEQVMELLGTLSPLVEPLSLDEAFVDLEAGGTADDSASARATGERLRSDIRAVTGLTGSVGLAGSKMIAKIASEQAKPDGLVLIEPGTERELLGPMSVRTLPGVGPATGEHLRRAGMTTVAELAEAGEDELVRLLGRAHGTSLFRMALGHDDRPVVAERDAKSVSVEDTFDVDLHDRVRVRMEVERLAERCVRRLRASGHSGRTIVLKVRRFDFSTLTRSETLRGPTDDPAVVREAAGRLLEAVDTTGGVRLLGVGVTGLTDYTQEDLFAQAAAEDHGDGGAAPEESEAAAGGQGGRPEGLGQDHGASAPELPAERRWAAGHDVRHALYGAGWVQGSGVGRVTVRFEEPGSAPGRVRTFRIDDPDLEPSDPLPLVASPAPAQSSWPETRPKDGSPDEGAGVSGGEEMSSP, from the coding sequence GTGAGAACCGCGCCGACGATTCTGCATCTGGACATGGATGCCTTCTTCGCCGCTGCCGAACAGGCGGCGAAGCCTTCGTTGCGCGGGAAGCCGGTCGTCGTCGGCGGGCTCGGGCCCCGCGGCGTCGTCGCCACCGCTTCGTACGAGGCCAGACGCTTCGGTGTGCACTCGGCGATGCCGATGGCGCAGGCCAGACGGCTGGCACCGAACGCGGCGTATCTGGTGCCGCGTTTCTCCCTGTACCGCGCGGTGAGCGAGCAGGTGATGGAGCTGCTGGGCACGCTCTCGCCCCTGGTGGAGCCGCTGAGCCTGGACGAGGCGTTCGTCGACCTCGAGGCGGGGGGAACGGCGGACGACTCCGCGTCGGCGCGGGCGACCGGTGAGCGGTTGCGGTCGGACATCAGGGCGGTGACCGGGCTCACCGGTTCCGTAGGTCTCGCCGGGTCCAAGATGATCGCCAAGATCGCCTCGGAGCAGGCCAAGCCCGACGGTCTGGTGCTCATCGAGCCGGGCACCGAGCGTGAGCTGCTGGGGCCGATGTCCGTGCGGACGCTGCCGGGCGTGGGGCCGGCGACGGGGGAGCATCTGCGGCGTGCCGGCATGACGACCGTGGCGGAGCTCGCGGAGGCAGGCGAGGACGAGCTCGTACGGCTGCTGGGGAGGGCGCACGGGACCTCGCTGTTCCGGATGGCACTCGGCCATGACGACCGGCCGGTGGTGGCCGAGCGTGACGCGAAGTCGGTTTCGGTGGAGGACACCTTCGACGTGGATCTGCACGACCGGGTGCGGGTGCGCATGGAGGTCGAGCGGCTGGCGGAGCGTTGTGTGCGCCGGCTGCGGGCGTCCGGACACTCGGGACGGACCATCGTGCTGAAGGTGCGGCGGTTCGACTTCTCGACGCTGACGCGCTCGGAGACGCTGCGCGGGCCGACGGACGATCCGGCAGTGGTGCGGGAGGCCGCAGGACGGCTGCTGGAGGCCGTGGACACCACCGGAGGCGTACGACTGCTCGGGGTGGGCGTCACCGGGCTCACGGACTACACGCAGGAGGACCTGTTCGCCCAGGCCGCCGCCGAGGACCACGGCGACGGGGGAGCCGCACCGGAGGAGTCCGAGGCGGCCGCTGGGGGGCAGGGCGGGCGGCCGGAGGGCCTGGGGCAGGACCACGGCGCGAGCGCGCCCGAGCTGCCCGCCGAGCGCCGCTGGGCGGCCGGACATGATGTGCGGCACGCCCTGTACGGGGCGGGCTGGGTCCAGGGCAGCGGCGTAGGCCGGGTCACGGTGCGTTTCGAGGAGCCCGGCTCGGCGCCCGGACGCGTGCGCACGTTCCGGATCGACGACCCCGATCTGGAGCCGTCGGACCCGCTGCCGCTGGTGGCGTCGCCCGCGCCGGCTCAGTCCTCCTGGCCGGAGACCCGCCCGAAGGACGGGTCCCCCGACGAGGGGGCGGGCGTCTCGGGCGGAGAGGAGATGTCGAGCCCGTAG
- a CDS encoding PRC-barrel domain-containing protein, with the protein MQTDIDPRSLIGRKAFDRNGTKIGTVDEVYLDDATGVPEWAAVRTGLFGRDAFVPLEPSEVVDNTLRVPYERALIKDAPDFGVGRHLSPEQELQLYHHYGLDISSPPETPAPSSGDPSFGRVSGQED; encoded by the coding sequence GTGCAGACCGACATCGATCCGCGCAGCCTGATCGGCCGCAAGGCGTTCGACCGCAACGGCACCAAGATCGGGACCGTCGACGAGGTGTATCTGGACGATGCCACAGGCGTACCCGAATGGGCGGCCGTGCGCACGGGCCTGTTCGGGCGCGATGCCTTCGTCCCGCTGGAGCCCAGCGAGGTCGTCGACAACACCCTCCGTGTCCCCTACGAGCGCGCACTGATCAAGGACGCACCCGACTTCGGCGTCGGCAGACACCTCTCGCCCGAGCAGGAACTTCAGCTCTACCACCACTACGGGCTCGACATCTCCTCTCCGCCCGAGACGCCCGCCCCCTCGTCGGGGGACCCGTCCTTCGGGCGGGTCTCCGGCCAGGAGGACTGA
- a CDS encoding MerR family transcriptional regulator, with the protein MPLHSSAAEPSADTIGYRGPTACAAAGITYRQLDYWARTGLVEPSVRSAYGSGTQRLYSFRDVVVLKIVKRFLDTGVALQSIRTAVQHLQDRGFRDLERMTLMSDGATVYECSSPDEVVDLLQGGQGIFGIAVGVVWRDVEAALSQLHGERVDTGETLVGNNPMDELARRRRDRAV; encoded by the coding sequence GTGCCGCTTCACAGCAGCGCGGCCGAACCCTCCGCCGACACCATCGGCTACCGAGGGCCCACCGCGTGCGCGGCGGCCGGCATCACCTATCGTCAGCTCGACTACTGGGCGCGTACGGGCCTGGTGGAGCCGAGCGTCCGGTCGGCGTACGGATCGGGCACGCAGCGGCTCTACAGCTTTCGCGATGTGGTCGTCCTCAAGATCGTCAAACGTTTTCTGGACACCGGCGTCGCCCTGCAGAGCATCCGTACCGCGGTGCAGCACCTGCAGGACCGCGGGTTCCGCGATCTCGAACGAATGACGCTGATGAGCGACGGTGCGACGGTCTACGAGTGCTCGTCGCCCGACGAGGTCGTGGATCTGCTCCAGGGCGGCCAGGGGATCTTCGGGATCGCCGTGGGTGTCGTCTGGCGCGATGTCGAGGCCGCGCTGTCGCAACTGCACGGGGAGCGTGTCGACACCGGGGAGACCCTCGTCGGGAACAACCCCATGGACGAACTGGCCAGGCGGCGGCGCGACCGCGCCGTCTGA